The following proteins are encoded in a genomic region of Ooceraea biroi isolate clonal line C1 chromosome 14, Obir_v5.4, whole genome shotgun sequence:
- the LOC113563415 gene encoding forkhead box protein P1-like encodes MTQQKQPIITQQSQQPSSGAPGPQPSPHQSPQAPQRGSPPNPTQGPPPGGPPGAPSSQTPSQMMLSSASGLHQMQQLLQQHILSPTQLQSFMQQHTLYLQQQQQQQQHHQDSSSDHASNQERFGYFSLKNHQHQLAELNKKQLEQAMQQLQEQLQLNLFQQTHLLQTADKKKASAPLQQLAIQQQH; translated from the exons ATGACCCAGCAAAAGCAACCAATTATCACGCAGCAGTCGCAACAGCCCAGCTCGGGGGCACCAGGACCCCAGCCTAGTCCGCATCAGAGCCCGCAAGCCCCACAGAGGGGTTCACCGCCGAATCCTACCCAGGGCCCGCCACCCGGTGGCCCGCCAGGGGCTCCGTCGTCGCAGACTCCCTCGCAGATGATGCTCAGCTCGGCAAGCGGCCTCCACCAGATGCAACAGCTGCTGCAACAACATATACTCAGCCCCACGCAACTGCAGTCTTTTATGCAGCAGCACACGCTGTacctgcagcagcagcaacagcagcagcaacatcaTCAG GATTCATCTTCCGATCATGCATCTAACCAGGAACGATTCGGTTATTTCTCCTTAAAAAAC CATCAGCATCAACTCGCAGAACTTAACAAGAAACAGTTGGAACAAGCGATGCAGCAATTGCAAGAACAGTTGCAGCTGAATTTGTTTCAGCAGACGCATTTATTGCAAACGGCGGACAAGAAGAAGGCATCGGCACCTCTCCAGCAACTAGCAATCCAGCAACAGCATTAA